One window from the genome of Mumia sp. ZJ1417 encodes:
- a CDS encoding phosphotransferase, with translation MRSHVTREGGTVVRPAGAWSEAVHALLRTLNAAGLAGVPEPLEIMPDGRERLTYLEGTVPAYPMPDWVWGDLALESTVELLRRAHDASASAPRSGPWRSPVRQPAEVICHNDFAPYNLVFDEGRAIGAIDWDFASPGPRVWDLAYLAYRIVPLSTADLGDGFTDRQRRRRLEKLARLYDPALEADEVSAMVPARLLELADLTAAAAERLGDAFLHDDAALYRRDTAHLSS, from the coding sequence ATGAGGAGCCACGTGACCCGGGAGGGCGGCACGGTCGTACGCCCGGCGGGTGCGTGGTCGGAGGCGGTCCACGCGCTCCTGAGAACGCTCAACGCGGCCGGCCTGGCGGGGGTCCCGGAGCCCCTCGAGATCATGCCGGACGGGCGGGAACGGCTCACCTACCTCGAAGGCACCGTCCCCGCCTACCCCATGCCGGACTGGGTGTGGGGAGACCTTGCGCTCGAGTCGACGGTGGAGCTCCTTCGTAGGGCTCACGACGCGTCGGCGAGCGCACCGAGGTCGGGACCGTGGCGGTCCCCCGTGCGCCAACCCGCGGAGGTCATCTGCCACAACGACTTCGCGCCGTACAACCTCGTGTTCGACGAGGGCCGCGCCATCGGCGCCATCGACTGGGACTTCGCGTCGCCGGGCCCGCGGGTATGGGATCTCGCCTACCTCGCGTACCGGATCGTGCCGCTCTCGACCGCCGACTTGGGCGATGGGTTCACCGACCGCCAGCGGCGTCGGCGACTTGAAAAGCTAGCGCGCCTGTACGACCCGGCCCTGGAGGCGGACGAGGTCTCGGCGATGGTTCCGGCACGGCTGCTCGAGCTCGCCGACCTCACTGCGGCAGCAGCCGAACGGCTGGGCGACGCCTTCCTCCACGACGACGCGGCGCTCTATCGCCGCGACACTGCGCACCTGTCGTCCTGA
- a CDS encoding VOC family protein — protein sequence MESAGRVVALNHVGISVADLEAARRFWIGGLSAHEHGAFGWPVGTAPADESLATEGTSAEVILLRTDAAFMELFAFASPTPGVRSPGSPGVKGLVWAAVDPDATYAQAVDAGGTPSGARRVRCPDGTPVTVVAGDGPTGLVGVLVQVPDAEAHALPTVPGPVAVEVSGGADEPRARPVDLGVNHLCLDVTDIDGVRQKVAGTTWHHDVTESSGGIAAVCYGTTSDGVLVELLESRTPDAFLSRTRLAYP from the coding sequence ATGGAGAGTGCCGGGCGCGTCGTCGCCCTCAACCACGTAGGCATCAGCGTCGCGGACCTGGAGGCGGCACGCCGCTTCTGGATCGGCGGCCTGTCGGCGCACGAGCACGGGGCTTTCGGGTGGCCGGTCGGGACGGCCCCGGCGGACGAGTCGCTCGCGACCGAGGGGACGTCGGCCGAGGTGATCCTGCTTCGTACGGACGCCGCGTTCATGGAGCTCTTCGCGTTCGCGTCGCCGACCCCTGGCGTACGGAGTCCGGGATCGCCCGGCGTCAAGGGCCTCGTCTGGGCGGCGGTCGACCCTGACGCGACGTACGCGCAGGCGGTCGACGCCGGCGGTACCCCGTCGGGCGCGCGCCGCGTACGGTGCCCGGACGGCACGCCGGTGACGGTGGTCGCCGGCGACGGGCCGACGGGTCTCGTCGGTGTCCTCGTCCAGGTCCCCGACGCCGAGGCGCACGCACTTCCGACGGTTCCCGGCCCTGTCGCCGTCGAGGTGTCGGGAGGCGCCGACGAGCCGCGGGCCCGCCCGGTCGACCTCGGCGTCAACCACCTCTGCCTCGACGTCACGGACATCGACGGCGTACGGCAGAAGGTCGCCGGGACGACGTGGCACCACGACGTCACCGAGTCCAGCGGTGGCATCGCGGCCGTCTGCTACGGCACGACGAGCGACGGTGTCCTCGTCGAGCTCCTGGAGTCGCGCACGCCGGACGCGTTCCTGTCACGCACCCGGCTCGCGTACCCGTAG
- a CDS encoding TetR/AcrR family transcriptional regulator: MAKTQGQKDRRAALIRATQQAVIAHGADVKLTEIAKQAGLTSGAVLYHYPDVQSLILEANRAGTERFYDERMRTLAAIEDPAEKLVRTIRSGLPSDADDDAVRLFCELGGAARRHPVYGALLTSLYDRQVAMYQVILETGAARGAFELRQDSLTIGRNLVALEDAYGYRMMAGHPTIDHEVACELLLDYARLATGNLLITKAAPDDEGTPTDD; encoded by the coding sequence ATGGCGAAGACCCAGGGCCAGAAAGACCGGCGTGCCGCACTCATCCGCGCGACCCAGCAAGCGGTCATCGCGCACGGCGCCGACGTCAAGCTCACCGAGATCGCCAAGCAGGCCGGCCTCACGTCCGGTGCCGTGCTGTACCACTATCCGGACGTCCAGTCCCTGATCCTGGAGGCGAACCGCGCCGGCACCGAGCGCTTCTACGACGAGCGCATGCGGACGCTCGCGGCGATCGAGGACCCCGCTGAGAAGCTGGTCCGGACGATCCGTTCGGGTCTGCCGAGCGACGCCGACGACGACGCGGTGCGGCTCTTCTGCGAGCTCGGCGGCGCTGCGCGGCGTCATCCCGTGTACGGCGCGCTGCTGACCTCCCTGTACGACCGCCAGGTCGCGATGTACCAGGTGATCCTCGAGACCGGCGCCGCCCGTGGCGCGTTCGAGTTGCGCCAGGACTCGCTGACGATCGGGCGCAACCTCGTCGCGCTCGAGGATGCGTACGGCTACCGCATGATGGCCGGGCACCCGACGATCGACCACGAGGTCGCGTGCGAGCTGCTCCTCGACTACGCCAGGCTGGCCACCGGCAACCTGCTCATCACCAAGGCTGCTCCTGACGACGAAGGGACCCCCACCGATGACTGA
- a CDS encoding family 78 glycoside hydrolase catalytic domain: MPKPASERRPLDRGRVAAALVVVLALLFPALNAAPAVGAAPTASPKGVKLVDLEVEKKPTPIGLDVEKPRFSWVISTKQRDVRQTSYRLRLATTEKRLTGNRTSWDSGTVRSQESANVAYDGPALDPATRYHWRVDVVTSAGKAGATSTFRTGLLGETDWAGSAWIGNERVAETDSLDPRGASWIWTPEATTPVAPAEPRAFRSTWDAPEGKTAISAEILLTADDLFRVWLNGSLLGETSGAENEWQQSHLYKVALRPDRNVLAVRTDNGPGSPAGLIAKIRTTWSDGSTTVTTTDTSWKASKQVTDGFQEPGFDDSAWAPAVVQAAYGSGPWGSGVRPPAKKTAPAPLLRKEFSVGKNLTAATLFVAAGGYADVSVNGAPISKDVLSPGFTDFDDRAQYVGTDLTDQLQPGKNALGVELGRGFYGMTGGNVWRWESPPWHDEPVTRAVLRLEYADGTTKNVVTDDSWTIHDGPTVFDDLFAGETYDARLVQDGFDEVGFDDAAWKHASEVDGPKGTLVNQRQQPIRVTESLPAEEITEPADGVYVVKFPRVLAGWVELTAKGAAGTTIKAQYGEKLKADGRPNFSNNGGFQSGFQTDRFILAGTGEKESWESQFSYKGFQYVEVTGWPGDEAPPLSAFTAKAVHTDAAETGSFESSSRIMNDVHRAVVDTLKNNIHGIPTDTPMFEKNGWTGDAAVGAEMFMMNLDVHELFAKWTTDMNDTRDAEGAPMVIAPSSGSWGEWGVAPPWHSAYVMIPWWLYQYGGDTRTLTHYYDGMKKYVDLEFGRSADGLVTNPRLGDWVSPEASPAGGNAPEDTRVSGTAYLYAMLTSMERSARFLGKDADADAFAKNAAVVKKTFNDRFLDRAAGSYRGNGDRGYRQTHNVLALAFGLAPDEATAKTAAASIVADVKDKGMHLNTGVLGTKYLLPVLTDHGYADIAYELATQTTYPSWGFMTENGGTSMWEHWALDARSRGHYFLGTVDDWYYHDVAGISPSEETGYRNVSIAPAVTDKMDWARASTKTPYGPVSNSWRRSGDRLTMDVDVPVGSTATVRIPAANALAVTEGGRAVADAEGVHDVSYAGGDVVVEVGSGSYAFVSDDQAGLVGDVKDRIGELRTSLRDVSGGRAAMLALARVAASGADASATAALAHARQDRDEKAADALVLAHHALKPLDHLIASAGLSDSDEQKVRAALEGARGATSVAVADLLELSFRATAPDTAVRPGDDVAVTVTASNGGRRQSSDITASAVELPDGWAAGKPVTLAKKLAPGEQKSTDLTVTVDEEQKPASVTASARVGFVVSGAHLAVSKRFTVGVASPVALDEVVVTPSEVRPGGEATVTTRVRNLGRVPVTGSVEVGVPKGWTVPEPVDVEVAAGGEETVSLSVAVPRDTERARAQHSLDVAFTRDGEKLATGSGTAVVVIDPSVADAIDHVDLGAASSEQAHGLTASSSSGTSNEAGLTRRYAGHLTPFSHFAFDLEIEPGKPFVLRAVETYDRAQTKRYKVYVDGEEVLLRTHQRTVGAGTETHEVVVPAALAAADGTVRVKFENQDDPAYYDPSIADVWSRPLG, from the coding sequence GTGCCGAAGCCCGCGTCGGAACGCCGACCGCTCGATCGGGGTCGTGTCGCTGCGGCTCTCGTCGTGGTGCTTGCCCTGCTCTTTCCCGCGCTGAACGCCGCCCCCGCGGTCGGAGCAGCACCGACCGCGTCGCCGAAGGGCGTGAAGCTCGTCGACCTCGAGGTCGAGAAGAAGCCGACGCCGATCGGACTCGATGTCGAGAAGCCGAGGTTCAGCTGGGTGATCTCGACGAAGCAACGCGACGTCAGGCAGACGTCGTACCGCCTGAGGCTCGCCACCACGGAGAAGCGCCTCACCGGCAACCGGACGAGCTGGGACAGCGGCACCGTACGGTCGCAGGAGTCGGCGAACGTCGCGTACGACGGTCCGGCCCTCGACCCTGCGACCCGCTACCACTGGCGCGTCGACGTCGTGACGAGCGCGGGCAAGGCCGGCGCGACGAGCACGTTCCGCACCGGACTGCTCGGAGAGACAGACTGGGCCGGCAGCGCGTGGATCGGCAACGAGCGCGTGGCGGAGACCGACTCGCTCGACCCGAGGGGCGCCTCGTGGATCTGGACCCCGGAGGCAACCACCCCGGTCGCGCCCGCGGAGCCCCGCGCGTTCCGCTCCACGTGGGACGCGCCGGAGGGAAAGACGGCGATCAGCGCCGAGATCCTCCTCACCGCCGACGACCTGTTCCGCGTCTGGCTCAACGGCTCGCTCCTCGGTGAGACCAGCGGCGCGGAGAACGAGTGGCAGCAGTCGCACCTCTACAAGGTCGCGCTGCGGCCGGATCGCAACGTCCTCGCCGTGCGCACCGACAACGGGCCCGGATCGCCCGCCGGCCTGATCGCCAAGATCCGGACGACGTGGTCCGACGGCTCGACGACGGTCACGACCACCGACACCTCCTGGAAGGCGAGCAAGCAGGTCACGGACGGATTCCAGGAACCCGGTTTCGATGACAGTGCGTGGGCGCCGGCTGTGGTCCAGGCCGCGTACGGCAGCGGCCCGTGGGGGAGCGGCGTCCGCCCGCCTGCGAAGAAGACCGCTCCTGCACCGCTCCTGCGCAAGGAGTTCTCCGTCGGCAAGAACCTCACTGCGGCGACGCTCTTCGTCGCGGCGGGCGGCTATGCCGACGTCAGCGTGAACGGTGCGCCGATCAGCAAGGATGTACTGTCGCCGGGGTTCACCGACTTCGACGACCGCGCACAGTACGTCGGCACCGACTTGACCGACCAGCTCCAGCCCGGCAAGAACGCGCTGGGCGTCGAGCTCGGTCGCGGCTTCTACGGGATGACCGGAGGCAACGTCTGGCGGTGGGAGTCGCCGCCGTGGCACGACGAGCCCGTCACCCGTGCGGTCCTGCGGCTCGAGTACGCGGACGGGACCACCAAGAACGTGGTGACCGACGACTCCTGGACGATCCACGACGGCCCGACGGTCTTCGACGACCTCTTCGCCGGCGAGACGTACGACGCGCGCCTGGTGCAGGACGGGTTCGACGAGGTCGGGTTCGACGACGCGGCATGGAAGCATGCGAGCGAGGTCGACGGACCGAAGGGCACGCTGGTCAACCAGCGGCAGCAGCCGATCCGTGTCACTGAGTCGCTGCCTGCCGAAGAGATCACGGAGCCTGCCGACGGCGTGTACGTCGTGAAGTTCCCCCGGGTCCTCGCCGGATGGGTCGAGCTCACCGCCAAGGGCGCCGCAGGCACGACGATCAAGGCGCAGTACGGCGAGAAGCTCAAGGCCGACGGCCGACCGAACTTCTCCAACAACGGAGGCTTCCAGTCCGGCTTCCAGACCGACCGCTTCATCTTGGCCGGCACAGGGGAGAAGGAGTCGTGGGAGTCGCAGTTCTCCTACAAGGGCTTCCAGTACGTCGAGGTCACCGGGTGGCCGGGCGACGAAGCACCGCCGCTCAGCGCGTTCACGGCCAAGGCGGTGCACACCGACGCCGCGGAGACCGGGTCGTTCGAGAGCTCCAGCCGGATCATGAACGACGTGCACCGTGCTGTCGTCGACACGCTCAAGAACAACATCCACGGGATCCCGACCGACACCCCGATGTTCGAGAAGAACGGGTGGACCGGTGACGCGGCCGTCGGCGCCGAGATGTTCATGATGAACCTCGACGTCCACGAGCTCTTCGCCAAGTGGACGACCGACATGAACGACACCCGCGACGCCGAGGGCGCGCCGATGGTGATCGCGCCGAGCTCCGGCAGCTGGGGGGAGTGGGGCGTCGCGCCGCCGTGGCACTCCGCGTACGTGATGATCCCGTGGTGGCTCTATCAGTACGGCGGAGACACCCGCACGCTCACCCACTACTACGACGGCATGAAGAAGTACGTCGACCTCGAGTTCGGTCGCTCCGCGGACGGGCTCGTGACCAATCCCCGCCTGGGTGACTGGGTGAGCCCTGAGGCGAGCCCAGCCGGTGGCAACGCACCCGAGGACACGCGGGTCTCGGGTACGGCGTACCTGTACGCGATGCTGACGTCGATGGAGCGCTCGGCCCGGTTCCTCGGCAAGGACGCCGATGCCGACGCCTTCGCGAAGAACGCCGCCGTCGTGAAGAAGACCTTCAACGACCGCTTCCTCGACCGCGCCGCCGGCTCTTACCGCGGCAACGGCGACCGCGGCTACCGACAGACGCACAACGTGCTCGCGCTCGCGTTCGGGCTGGCCCCGGACGAGGCGACCGCGAAGACGGCCGCGGCAAGCATCGTCGCTGACGTCAAGGACAAGGGCATGCACCTCAACACGGGTGTGCTCGGCACGAAGTACCTCTTGCCGGTCCTCACCGACCACGGTTACGCCGACATCGCGTACGAGCTCGCCACGCAGACGACGTATCCCAGCTGGGGCTTCATGACCGAGAACGGCGGCACGTCGATGTGGGAGCACTGGGCGCTCGACGCCCGGTCCCGCGGCCACTACTTCCTTGGCACGGTCGACGACTGGTATTACCACGACGTAGCGGGCATCAGCCCGTCGGAGGAGACCGGCTACCGCAACGTCTCCATCGCCCCGGCGGTCACCGACAAGATGGACTGGGCACGCGCCTCGACCAAGACGCCGTACGGTCCGGTCAGCAACAGCTGGCGGCGCAGCGGCGACCGCCTCACGATGGATGTCGACGTGCCGGTCGGCTCCACCGCGACCGTGCGCATCCCTGCCGCGAACGCGCTCGCCGTCACCGAGGGAGGGCGTGCGGTCGCCGACGCCGAGGGTGTCCATGACGTGTCGTACGCCGGCGGCGACGTCGTCGTCGAGGTCGGCTCCGGCTCGTACGCGTTCGTCTCCGACGATCAGGCCGGCCTCGTCGGGGACGTGAAGGACCGCATCGGGGAGCTGCGGACGAGCCTGCGCGACGTCAGTGGTGGGCGTGCGGCGATGCTCGCGCTTGCCCGCGTCGCGGCGTCCGGCGCGGACGCCTCCGCCACGGCGGCTCTTGCGCATGCCCGTCAGGACCGCGACGAGAAGGCGGCCGACGCGCTCGTCCTCGCGCACCACGCCCTGAAGCCGCTCGACCACCTGATCGCCTCGGCGGGTCTGTCGGACAGCGACGAGCAGAAGGTACGCGCGGCGCTCGAGGGCGCGCGCGGCGCCACATCCGTCGCCGTGGCGGACCTGCTCGAGCTGTCGTTCCGCGCGACGGCACCGGACACCGCCGTACGACCCGGTGACGACGTCGCCGTGACAGTGACGGCGAGCAACGGCGGGCGGCGTCAGTCGAGCGACATCACCGCCTCTGCTGTCGAGCTGCCTGACGGGTGGGCAGCCGGGAAGCCGGTGACGCTCGCGAAGAAGCTCGCCCCGGGCGAGCAGAAGAGCACGGACCTCACCGTCACCGTCGACGAGGAGCAGAAGCCGGCCTCGGTCACGGCGTCGGCACGGGTCGGCTTCGTGGTCTCCGGCGCACACCTGGCGGTCTCGAAGCGCTTCACGGTCGGTGTCGCCTCTCCGGTCGCGCTGGACGAAGTCGTCGTGACGCCGAGCGAGGTCCGCCCCGGTGGGGAGGCAACGGTGACCACGCGCGTCCGCAACCTGGGCCGGGTGCCCGTCACCGGCTCGGTCGAGGTCGGGGTCCCGAAGGGCTGGACCGTGCCGGAGCCCGTGGACGTCGAGGTGGCAGCGGGTGGCGAGGAGACGGTGTCGCTGTCCGTGGCTGTTCCCCGCGACACCGAGCGGGCCCGCGCCCAGCACTCGCTCGACGTGGCGTTCACCCGCGACGGCGAGAAGCTCGCCACCGGCAGCGGGACGGCGGTGGTCGTGATCGATCCGTCGGTCGCGGATGCGATCGACCACGTCGACCTCGGGGCGGCGTCCTCGGAGCAGGCGCACGGTCTGACGGCATCCAGCTCGTCCGGAACGAGCAACGAGGCAGGGCTGACGCGGCGGTACGCGGGTCACCTCACGCCGTTCTCGCACTTCGCGTTCGACCTCGAGATCGAGCCCGGCAAACCGTTCGTGCTCCGCGCGGTCGAGACGTACGACCGAGCGCAGACCAAGCGCTACAAGGTCTACGTCGACGGCGAGGAAGTACTGCTGCGGACGCACCAGCGCACCGTGGGCGCCGGCACCGAGACGCACGAGGTCGTCGTGCCGGCAGCGCTGGCCGCGGCGGACGGGACCGTGCGTGTGAAGTTCGAGAACCAGGACGACCCGGCGTACTACGACCCCTCGATCGCCGACGTCTGGTCGCGACCGCTCGGGTAG
- a CDS encoding SIS domain-containing protein yields the protein MNPDAFAADLAEKPARLAELAAALEHDDPWAPVGLDARSADLVFVGMGSSHYASSVAAARLRARGVRAVAELASSDLLPRTGPGTTVVAVSASGGSRETLDALDRIADSGARVVGVTNVESSALAERADVVVPMLAGPEHGGVACRSFQHTLALFLALEAGLSGTVMPAATVRAAADASADLLDRESAWLPAVTEAALGPDGTHLAAPARRLSSAQQSALMLREGPRLAAIGCETGDWAHVDVYLTKNTDYRLVLFGGSRWIDGVREWTDPRGTTIVSVGEDLPTATVAVRFRGDEDDDVRLLSETLVMELVAARRWQAQAQA from the coding sequence ATGAACCCCGACGCGTTCGCCGCCGACCTCGCGGAGAAGCCCGCGCGACTGGCCGAGCTCGCCGCTGCGCTGGAGCACGACGACCCGTGGGCGCCGGTCGGCCTCGATGCGCGGTCGGCCGACCTCGTCTTCGTGGGCATGGGGTCCTCGCACTACGCGTCGAGCGTCGCCGCGGCACGGCTGCGCGCACGGGGAGTCCGCGCCGTCGCGGAGCTGGCGAGCAGCGATCTGCTTCCCCGTACGGGGCCTGGGACGACCGTGGTCGCGGTGTCGGCCTCCGGCGGGTCGCGGGAGACCCTCGACGCGCTCGACCGCATCGCAGACTCCGGCGCCCGGGTGGTGGGCGTGACCAACGTCGAGTCGTCGGCACTGGCCGAGCGCGCGGACGTCGTTGTCCCGATGCTGGCCGGCCCGGAGCACGGCGGTGTCGCGTGCCGGTCGTTCCAGCACACGCTCGCGCTGTTCCTCGCGCTCGAGGCGGGGCTGAGCGGCACCGTGATGCCGGCCGCGACCGTCCGTGCTGCTGCCGACGCCTCGGCAGACCTGCTCGACCGCGAGTCCGCGTGGCTGCCTGCGGTGACGGAGGCGGCGCTCGGCCCCGACGGCACGCACCTCGCGGCACCGGCACGGCGGCTCAGCTCGGCGCAGCAGTCGGCGCTCATGCTGCGTGAAGGCCCGCGTCTCGCGGCGATCGGCTGCGAGACCGGCGACTGGGCGCACGTCGACGTCTATCTGACGAAGAACACCGACTACCGGCTCGTCCTGTTCGGCGGCTCCCGCTGGATCGACGGCGTACGCGAGTGGACCGACCCCCGGGGCACGACGATCGTGTCCGTCGGCGAGGACCTCCCGACGGCCACCGTGGCCGTGCGCTTCCGTGGCGACGAGGACGACGACGTGCGGCTGCTGAGCGAGACGCTCGTGATGGAGCTCGTCGCCGCACGGCGGTGGCAAGCGCAGGCGCAGGCCTAG
- a CDS encoding spermidine/putrescine ABC transporter substrate-binding protein, translating to MKAFASTSRRALAAAAGIALVAALAACGGSDGDDSAAADLDPDADLSKQSIVVSNWADYMPEDVATKFEEATGASMEVTNHATNEEIMAKLTAGSDSGIDVAFVSGQFAQALAAQGLVEPIHDELIPNLKNLAEPATTMAYDKGNEISVPYTWGTTGICYRSDLVKEAPTSWNDLLEPEDAYKGKVTMMATDRWLMLPAQKALGFSANTTDEDEMAQVKDKLVAAKKNLLAYDDTTFYERLISGEAVMVQAWDGWCNYGTTENKDITFTVPEEGSDLWVDTMVVLKTSKNKEAAHAFINYLLEPENGAWAAENILYNVPNQKAMDLLPAELKAQYPPLQVTADELLKGESLTDLGEAATLYSQLVTEITSS from the coding sequence ATGAAGGCATTCGCGTCCACCAGCCGCCGCGCGCTGGCCGCCGCGGCCGGCATCGCCCTCGTCGCCGCACTTGCGGCGTGTGGCGGGTCCGACGGGGACGACTCCGCGGCCGCAGACCTCGACCCCGACGCCGACCTCAGCAAGCAGTCGATCGTCGTGTCCAACTGGGCTGACTACATGCCCGAGGACGTCGCGACGAAGTTCGAGGAGGCGACGGGCGCCTCCATGGAAGTCACCAACCACGCCACGAACGAAGAGATCATGGCGAAGCTGACGGCCGGTTCAGACTCCGGCATCGACGTCGCGTTCGTCTCCGGGCAGTTCGCGCAGGCGCTCGCCGCCCAGGGGCTGGTGGAGCCGATCCACGACGAGCTGATCCCGAACCTCAAGAACCTTGCCGAGCCGGCGACCACCATGGCGTACGACAAGGGCAACGAGATCTCCGTCCCGTACACCTGGGGCACCACGGGCATCTGCTATCGCTCCGACCTTGTGAAGGAGGCGCCGACCAGCTGGAACGACCTGCTCGAGCCAGAGGACGCCTACAAGGGCAAGGTCACGATGATGGCCACCGACCGCTGGCTGATGCTCCCGGCGCAGAAGGCCCTCGGCTTCTCGGCGAACACCACCGACGAGGACGAGATGGCGCAGGTCAAGGACAAGCTCGTCGCCGCCAAGAAGAACCTGCTCGCCTACGACGACACCACGTTCTACGAGCGGCTCATCTCCGGCGAGGCCGTGATGGTGCAGGCGTGGGACGGCTGGTGCAACTACGGCACGACCGAGAACAAGGACATCACGTTCACCGTGCCCGAGGAGGGCAGCGACCTCTGGGTCGACACGATGGTCGTGCTGAAGACCTCCAAGAACAAGGAGGCCGCGCACGCGTTCATCAACTACCTCCTGGAGCCGGAGAACGGTGCGTGGGCAGCGGAGAACATCCTCTACAACGTCCCGAACCAGAAGGCGATGGACCTGCTCCCCGCCGAGCTGAAGGCGCAGTACCCGCCGCTCCAGGTCACCGCTGACGAGCTCCTCAAGGGTGAGTCGCTGACCGATCTCGGCGAGGCCGCGACGCTCTACTCCCAGCTCGTCACCGAGATCACGTCGAGCTAG
- a CDS encoding glycosyltransferase, producing MTDRALTILFMPESAYGPTNQCVGLGDILLGRGHKVVFAAEASWKGKLEPLGFVEALVDLAAPAEGADEAEEEDAGKFWTDFIAETAPEFRKPTVEQLESFVAPTYQALIDGAVYCEPQLRAIIAEHQPDVIVEDNVVTFPALMTSDAPFVRIVSCNPLEVRGSADLPPLFAGYPIADRAEWDAYDKRFEETHREMWEAFNTWVQEQGTPPLPDLEFLHTSDTLNLYVFPEEADYDAVRPLDETWARIDSSVRETDEDYVVPTEVADRPDDSALIYLSLGSLGGADLGLMQRLVDVLGTTRHRFIVSKGPRADELTLPETMVGAQMVPQTKVIPQVDLVITHGGNNTTTETLHFGKPMIVLPLFWDQYDNAQRVDELGFGRRLDTYGFEDAELVDAVEALLADTELRARMETIGARIRERDGLRKGADLIEKVGLDHVGRVADPTLADALESSAVES from the coding sequence ATGACTGACCGCGCCCTGACGATCCTGTTCATGCCCGAGTCGGCGTACGGCCCGACGAACCAGTGCGTCGGTCTCGGCGACATCCTGCTCGGACGCGGCCACAAGGTCGTGTTCGCGGCCGAGGCGTCGTGGAAGGGCAAGCTCGAGCCGCTCGGCTTCGTCGAGGCGCTGGTCGATCTCGCTGCGCCCGCCGAGGGAGCCGACGAGGCCGAGGAGGAGGACGCGGGCAAGTTCTGGACGGACTTCATCGCCGAGACCGCGCCGGAGTTCCGCAAGCCCACCGTCGAGCAGCTCGAGTCGTTCGTCGCGCCGACCTACCAGGCGCTCATCGACGGCGCGGTCTACTGCGAGCCGCAGTTGCGCGCGATCATCGCCGAGCACCAGCCCGACGTCATCGTCGAGGACAACGTCGTCACCTTCCCGGCGCTGATGACCTCTGACGCTCCGTTCGTCCGCATCGTCTCGTGCAACCCGCTGGAGGTGCGTGGCAGCGCCGACCTGCCGCCGCTGTTCGCCGGCTACCCGATCGCCGACCGCGCCGAGTGGGACGCGTACGACAAGCGCTTCGAGGAGACCCATCGCGAGATGTGGGAGGCGTTCAACACCTGGGTCCAGGAGCAGGGCACTCCCCCGCTGCCCGACCTGGAGTTCCTGCACACCTCCGACACGCTGAACCTGTACGTGTTCCCCGAGGAGGCCGACTACGACGCGGTGCGTCCGCTTGACGAGACGTGGGCACGGATCGACTCCAGCGTGCGCGAGACCGACGAGGACTACGTCGTGCCGACCGAGGTCGCCGACCGTCCCGACGACTCCGCGCTGATCTATCTCTCGCTCGGCTCGCTCGGTGGTGCCGACCTCGGCCTCATGCAGCGGCTGGTCGACGTCCTCGGGACCACCCGGCACCGCTTCATCGTGAGCAAGGGCCCGCGCGCCGACGAGCTGACGCTGCCGGAGACGATGGTCGGCGCGCAGATGGTGCCGCAGACCAAGGTCATCCCGCAGGTCGACCTCGTCATCACGCACGGCGGCAACAACACCACGACCGAGACGCTGCACTTCGGCAAACCGATGATCGTGCTGCCGCTGTTCTGGGACCAGTACGACAACGCGCAGCGCGTGGACGAGCTCGGCTTCGGCCGACGGCTCGACACGTACGGCTTCGAGGACGCCGAGCTGGTCGACGCGGTCGAGGCGCTGCTCGCCGACACCGAGCTGCGTGCGCGGATGGAGACGATCGGCGCGCGGATCCGTGAGCGCGACGGCCTGCGCAAGGGAGCGGACCTGATCGAGAAGGTCGGGCTGGACCACGTCGGCCGCGTTGCCGACCCGACGCTGGCCGATGCGCTGGAGTCGTCGGCCGTGGAGTCCTGA